A genomic stretch from Strongyloides ratti genome assembly S_ratti_ED321, chromosome : 1 includes:
- a CDS encoding Zinc finger, C2H2 domain and Zinc finger C2H2-type/integrase DNA-binding domain-containing protein, with protein sequence MDFIMNQENLSTSLSKILENAKCDKSPSLSSDSAVNSPSNDQDHDMEYNDDNLIRKNISPSSSFSSTTNNNNKRCYMEDHDQSDDGIDIDRVSPPNKQINISESFNENDELKNKNENNTNKSITNNFGYRSELKRPDLKGSFRCTICSKIFCHSSSLSRHRMQAHFKSYTCTLCHKEISSKF encoded by the exons ATGGATTTTATTATGAATCAGGAAAATCTTAGTACCAGTCTTTCGAAAATACTTGAAAATGCAAAATGTGATAAGTCACCTAGTTTATCATCTGACTCTGCAGTTAATTCACCTTCTAATGATCAAGATCATGATATGGAATATAATgatgataatttaataagaaaaaatatctCACCATCAAGTTCATTCTCATcaacaacaaataataataataaacgtTGCTATATGGAAGATCATGATCAATCTGATGATGGTATTGATATAGATCGAGTATCACCACcaaataaacaaattaatatttctgagtcatttaatgaaaatgacgaattaaaaaataaaaatgaaaataatactaataaaagtattacaaataattttggCTATCGAAGTGAACTTAAAAGACCAGACTTAAAag gatcTTTTCGTTGTACAATATgctcaaaaattttttgccACAGTTCTTCATTATCAAGACATAGAATGCAAGCACATTTCAAAAGTTATACATGTACATTATGTCATAAAGAAATTTCaagtaagttttaa
- a CDS encoding Chitobiosyldiphosphodolichol beta-mannosyltransferase, whose protein sequence is MVEEATIVVLGDIGHSPRMCYHALSLADHGVNVQIVSYLNSKPPLRIAEHDKIEFVKIPPPPDFITTKVPSLLSLIFKFMWTGIVLLFTLIFYTSLWTTFILIQNPPGLPVMAVCYLVAKLKGAYFIIDWHNYTWSILDNKYSYNNKNIKKESINNENKNIKETKSCNRCILKLIKGTMWYEGFFGRRAHFNLCVSKAMKKDLMDRWNVDAEVLYDKAPSWNFKRLMSNERCKFLNDLSYKNDFKLFLDSNGKSKFIEGNDDNLVMRNDRPVLLVSSTSWTEDEDFSILLNALHIYDNDNNNLPNIICVITGKGPMKEYYLKEIEKINLKKVLFITPWLEASDYPKLLGCADIGVSLHTSTSGIDLPMKVVDMFGCKTPVLAKNFNAITELVKDGYNGYLFNNYDELKQRLTLLLTGFPTSSTGLNELHFNLLNENSLTWENNWNTLFWPIIEGISKRRFDKEVEEMGLDKESDNKKDK, encoded by the exons atgGTTGAGGAAGCAACTATTGTAGTTCTTGGAGACATAGGTCATTCTCCTAGAATGTGTTATCATGCATTATCTTTAGCTGATCATGGTGTTAATGTTCAAATAGtaagttatttaaattcaAAACCACCATTAAGAATAGCTGAACATGATAAAATTGAATTTGTAAAGATTCCTCCACCACCAGATTTTATTACAACAAAAGTTCCTTCTTTATTGTCacttatatttaaatttatgtgGACAGGTATTGTACTTCtatttacattaattttttatacatctTTATGGacaacatttattttaatacaaaatcCACCAGGATTACCAGTAATGGCAGTATGTTATTTG gTAGCTAAACTTAAAGGAgcttattttataattgattGGCATAATTATACATGGAGTATCttagataataaatattcatataataataagaatattaaaaaagaatctattaataatgaaaataaaaatataaaagaaacaaaaaGTTGTAATAgatgtatattaaaattgataaaaggAACAATGTGGTATGAAGGATTTTTTGGTAGGAGAGctcattttaatttatgtgTATCAAAAGCaatgaaaaaagatttaatggATAGATGGAATGTGGATGCTGAGGTATTATATGATAAAGCGCCAAGTTggaattttaaaagattaatgTCAAATGAAAGatgtaaatttttgaatgatttatcatataaaaatgattttaaattatttcttgaTTCTAATggtaaaagtaaatttattgaaGGAAATGACGATAATTTAGTTATGAGAAATGATAGGCCTGTTCTTTTAGTTTCTTCTACCAGTTGGACGGAAGATGAagatttttcaattttattaaatgctttacatatatatgataatgataataataatcttccaaatattatttgtgtAATAACAGGTAAAGGACCAAtgaaagaatattatttaaaagagatagaaaaaataaatttaaaaaaagttttatttataacacCATGGCTTGAAGCATCAGATTATCCTAAATTACTAGGTTGTGCTGATATTGGTGTGTCACTTCATACATCAACATCAGGAATAGATTTACCAATGAAAGTTGTTGACATGTTTGGATGTAAAACACCAGTGTTGGCTAAAAATTTCAATGCAATTACAGAATTAGTTAAAGATGGCTACAATGGATATCTTTTCAATAATTATGATGAATTGAAACAAAGATTAACTTTACTTTTAACCGGTTTTCCAACGTCATCAACC GGGTTAAATGAATTACATTTCAAtctattaaatgaaaatagtTTAACTTGGGAAAATAATTGGAATACACTTTTTTGGCCAATTATTGAAGGGATTTCAAAAAGAAGATTTGACAAAGAAGTTGAAGAAATGGGGTTAGATAAGGAGAGTGATAATAAAAaggataaataa
- a CDS encoding JmjC domain-containing protein, which yields MPRKRKSDVQRVVKESPVNVPPAIEKEDGTLYIEGFKYNISKILNDSCYERNDLYKVVKAKELNLSYFRLNGASTPILVDGTPQELGMLMPNKNFLTIDKIVSICGKSLEIDVIKVGKFETIKMSLEEFGKCFLKPPEEREVLLNSLSLEFSYSKLSKHVRAPAFVKDMDWVIRYWPDILKLNQLKYIDEKGISLKRAPNVHNYCLISMKHSYTDFHMDFGGTSVWYHILTGKKVFWLIPPTKENIKLHEEFMKGCKSAKEFLGETVKDCFRINLYAGQTFLIPSGFIHAVYTAEDSIVFGGNYLHSLSIPLQLDVNRSETRSRVGEVYKYPFFNELLWYTVAGFVEESTGLVFVNPTLKKRRKQSEYDEDFFKTTQKKFVKDNKNLTTCIKFLLRDEDVMKKIFNGQYFVVSEECRRFDEVRSGKTDNDSFDDDEMFEQILKKDIIDTWSEYEIKGFIELHKYLLKPSDKCKKIHEPVPAGITRPISLLKAFFKVINCAKVLKSMSEEELSSTDIVNKNVEESSSEVLDKSEKLETPLHDEEELPETQEETKEEVDIDENISVNEPEAEIDKKEDDNEVADEEGNEQNEIDLKCNEEVMNYEVIEETKEEILLIKDENIESQITEDCEEKSPVDESASVCNNTNEISEKESIIEDTDTNQELDSQIKIEKEDCLVDEIVKIENTDNNTISDNVDPNTSNISTENKVSNTEETSSLDETKGHDESSDIHKTEENIYKPEDNVLKLGGESSSSMYRRRVSDQRKKVIPTASKTLKEKVEWQGFSGVKCSTKIPRNPPSESCSVPEKKIKLESDTYITDSSGLVNTPILNHSGFLLEPKSKCKEIHKVDYPKSCTKTTADIVNKMNEIHKIFEANVDHKSYIYIEEK from the exons ATGCCTAGGAAAAGAAAATCAGATGTTCAAAGGGTTGTAAAAGAATCTCCAGTAAATGTACCTCCTGCTATTGAAAAAGAAGACGGAACTTTATATATAGAAGGattcaaatataatattagtaaaattttaaatgatagtTGTTATGAAAGAAATGATCTCTATAAAGTAGTAAAGGCTAAag AACTTAACCTATCTTATTTTCGTCTAAATGGAGCTTCAACGCCAATACTTGTTGATGGAACTCCTCAAGAATTGGGAATGTTAATgccaaataaaaattttttaacaattgaCAAAATTGTATCAATTTGTGGTAAATCTTTAGAAATAGATGTAATTAAAGTTGGCAAATTTGAAACCATTAAAATGTCATTAGAAGAATTtggaaaatgttttttaaaaccACCTGAAGAAAGAGAAGTATTGTTAAATTCACTATCTCTGGAATTTTCATATAGTAAATTATCTAAACATGTTAGAGCACCTGCTTTTGTTAAAGATATGGATTGGGTTATTAGGTATTGGCCAGATAtactaaaattaaatcaaCTTAAGTACATTGATGAAAAAggaatatctttaaaaagaGCTCCAAATGTACataattattgtttaatatCAATGAAACATTCTTATACTGATTTCCATATGGACTTTGGTGGAACATCCGTATGGTATCATATTTTAACAggaaaaaaagtattttggCTGATACCTCCtacaaaagaaaatattaaacttcATGAAGAATTTATGAAAGGTTGTAAAAGTGCAAAAGAATTTTTAGGTGAAACCGTAAAAGATTGTTTTCGTATTAATTTGTATGCTGGGCAAACATTTCTCATTCCATCTGGTTTCATACACGCTGTGTATACAGCTGAGGACAGTATAGTCTTTGGTGGTAATTATCTACATAGTTTATCTATTCCACTACAGTTAGATGTAAATAGATCTGAAACTAGGAGTAGAGTTGGTGAAGTTTATAAATAtccattttttaatgaattacTTTGGTATACAGTTGCTGGTTTTGTTGAAGAATCTACAGGACTTGTATTTGTAAATCCAACtcttaaaaaaagaagaaaacaATCTGAGTATGatgaagatttttttaaaacaacacaaaaaaaatttgtaaaagataataaaaatttaacaactTGTATTAAATTCCTTCTAAGGGATGAAGatgttatgaaaaaaatttttaatggtCAATATTTTGTTGTGTCAGAAGAATGTAGAAGATTTGACGAGGTACGTAGCGGTAAAACTGATAACGATTCATTTGATGACGATGAAATGTTTGAACAAATACtcaaaaaagatattattgaTACATGGTCTGAATATGAAATTAAAGGATTTATTGaattacataaatatttgttaaaaccttcagataaatgtaaaaaaatacatgAACCTGTACCGGCAGGAATAACACGACCAATATCATTGTTAAAAGCATTTTTTAAGGTTATTAATTGTGCGAAAGTTTTAAAGAGTATGTCAGAAGAGGAATTATCATCTACcgatattgttaataaaaatgttgaagAGTCATCTTCTGAAGTATTAGATAAAAGTGAGAAATTGGAAACACCATTGCACGATGAAGAAGAATTACCTGAAACTCAGGAAGAGACAAAAGAAGAAGTGGATattgatgaaaatatttcaGTTAATGAACCTGAAGCAGAAATAGATAAAAAGGAAGATGACAATGAAGTTGCTGATGAAGAAGGAAATGAACAAAATGAAATTGATTTGAAATGTAATGAAGAAGTTATGAATTATGAGGTAATTGAGGAAACAAAAGAAgagatattattaataaaagacgAAAACATTGAGTCACAAATAACAGAAGATTGCGAAGAAAAATCTCCAGTTGATGAGTCAGCTTCAGTATGCAACAATACAAATGAAATATCAGAAAAAGAGTCAATTATAGAAGATACAGATACAAATCAAGAATTAGATAGTcaaattaaaatagaaaaagaagATTGTTTAGTAGATGAAATAGTTAAGATTGAGAATACTGATAACAATACAATTTCTGATAATGTTGATCCAAACACTAGTAATATTTCAACTGAAAATAAAGTATCTAACACTGAAGAAACTTCATCATTAGACGAGACTAAAGGGCATGATGAAAGTTCAGATATTCATAAAActgaagaaaatatatataaacctgaggataatgttttaaaattaggtGGTGAATCAAGTAGCTCAATGTATAGAAGAAGAGTGTCAGATCAACGTAAAAAAGTAATTCCAACTGCTTCCAAAACATTGAAAGAAAAAGTTGAATGGCAAGGATTTTCTGGAGTTAAATGTTCAACAAAAATTCCACGTAACCCACCTTCAGAAAGTTGCAGTGTACcagaaaagaaaattaaacttGAAAGTGATACTTATATTACTGATTCATCTGGACTTGTTAATACTCCAATATTAAATCATTCTGGTTTTCTGCTTGAACCAAAGTCTAAATGCAAAGAAATTCACAAAGTAGACTATCCAAAATCTTGTACGAAAACGACTGCTGATATTGTTAATAAGATGAATGAAATACACAAAATTTTTGAAGCAAATGTGGATCATAAatcctatatatatatagaagaaaaatga
- a CDS encoding Fumarate hydratase, mitochondrial, translated as MSSDSFRVEKDTFGELKVPSDKYYGAQTARSIMNFKIGGPEERMPLPVVHAFGYLKKAAAIVNTQYGLDKQVSDAIVKAADEVIAGKLDDHFPLVVWQTGSGTQSNMNVNEVISNRAIELLGGQLGSKTPVHPNDHVNKSQSSNDTFPTAMHIAVALEINNRLLPSLNTLRHSLAAKAKEFEKIIKIGRTHTQDAVPLTLGQEFSAYVTQIENGIVRIQSTLPHLYQLAAGGTAVGTGLNTRIGFAEKVAETVKSLTGLPFVTAPNKFEALAAHDTMVEVHGALNVIATSLMKIANDIRFLGSGPRCGLGELSLPENEPGSSIMPGKVNPTQCESLTMIAAQVFGNQVAVTVGGSNGHFELNVFKPMIVKNVLQSIRLIADGCVSFSKNCVDGIKANEANIKKILNESLMLVTALNPHIGYDNAAKIAKTAHKNGTTLKEEAVKLGILTEEQFDKWVRPEDMLAPK; from the exons ATGTCTTCTGATTCATTTCGTGTTGAAAAAGATACTTTTGGTGAACTTAAAGTTCCATCAGATAAGTATTATGGAGCTCAAACTGCTAG atcgattatgaattttaaaattggtGGTCCTGAAGAAAGAATGCCACTTCCAGTTGTACATGCTTTTGGATATCTTAAAAAGGCTGCTGCTATTGTTAATACACAATATGGTTTAGATAAACAAGTCAGTGATGCTATTGTTAAAGCTGCTGATGAAGTTATTGCTGGAAAACTTGACGACCACTTTCCTCTTGTTGTTTGGCAAACTGGTTCTGGAACACAATCTAACATGAATGTTAATGAAGTCATTTCTAATAGAGCTATAGAACTTCTTGGAGGACAACTTGGTTCTAAAACACCAGTTCATCCAAATGACCATGTTAATAAATCACAATCTTCTAATGATACTTTTCCAACTGCTATGCATATTGCTGTAGCTCTTGAAATTAACAATCGTCTTTTACCATCATTAAATACTTTAAGACATTCCCTTGCTGCTAAAGCTAAAGAATTTGAGAAGATTATTAAGATTGGACGTACTCATACACAAGATGCTGTACCACTTACTCTTGGGCAAGAATTTTCTGCTTATGTTACACAAATTGAAAATGGTATTGTACGTATTCAATCAACACTTCCacatttatatcaattaGCTGCTGGAGGTACAGCTGTTGGAACAGGACTTAACACTAGAATAGGATTTGCTGAGAAAGTTGCTGAGACTGTTAAGAGTCTTACTGGACTTCCATTTGTTACTGCTCCAAATAAGTTTGAAGCTCTTGCAGCACATGATACAATGGTTGAAGTTCATGGTGCTCTTAATGTTATAGCTACATCTTTAATGAAAATTGCTAATGACATTCGTTTCCTAGGTTCTGGACCACGTTGTGGATTAGGAGAACTTTCTCTTCCAGAAAATGAACCTGGTAGTTCTATTATGCCAGGAAAAGTTAATCCAACTCAATGTGAATCACTTACAATGATTGCAGCTCAAGTTTTTGGTAATCAAGTTGCTGTAACTGTTGGAGGATCAAATGGACATTTTgaattaaatgtatttaaacCAATGATTGTTAAAAATGTTCTTCAATCTATTCGTCTTATAGCTGATGGTTGTGTTTCATTCTCAAAGAACTGTGTTGATGGCATTAAAGCAAACGAAgctaacataaaaaaaattcttaatgAATCCCTTATGCTTGTCACAGCTCTCAATCCACACATTGGTTATGACAATGCTGCTAAAATAGCTAAAACAGCTCACAAGAATGGCACTACACTTAAGGAGGAAGCTGTTAAACTTGGAATTCTTACTGAAGAACAATTTGACAAATGGGTTAGACCAGAGGATATGCTTGCAccaaaataa
- a CDS encoding G protein-coupled receptor, rhodopsin-like family and GPCR, rhodopsin-like, 7TM domain-containing protein codes for MADYFTDENIRNILNDSSPFQKESLLTALMQKEEIFEVLPPPNHEDSHVLTMAICYMLLFLIGICGNVAVMTTIYHVVRSQKTTIDNTLIYVIVLSCVDFGVCMSLPFTVIDQILGFWMFGSVLCKLHAVLENFGKILSSLILTAMSFDRYAGVCHPHRKYLRSKKLAISILVGLAIYALVTLCPLLLNFSARELILFEKETAPYKITRMRIEKCTMSNMSSFSFSTFTIYQCVLCYIIPLILVVYFYTRLLTRLRHHARQFKSSQIPLLRISVYTMMVSLFYFLCWTPFWIATTLAVYLEYVEEGQGSSAVPHFFVYAMYFIHALPFTNSAVNWILYGALNSQLQLKQRSSGNFRSEITNNCLQSFNNTINQSGVNKSNAVVSNNDTSINNNSKITYKFSAPLSSGKESICNSKSSATEMTTLLPNGLHKQSLPVTNKPFKKVSSETFILQPKEDEDDKSKDNIILIGYDCDSEGTYL; via the exons CTTCACCATTTCAAAAAGAg tcaTTGTTAACAGCATTAATgcaaaaagaagaaatttttGAGGTTCTTCCACCACCAAATCATGAAGATTCCCATGTCCTGACTATGGCAATTTGTTATATGCTTCTTTTTCTTATTGGTATTTGTGGTAATGTTGCTGTTATGACAACAATATATCATGTTGTTAGATCACAAAAAACAACTATTGATAATACTTTAATTTATGTTATTGTATTGTCATGTGTTGATTTTGGTGTATGCATGTCACTTCCATTTACTGTAATTGATCAG aTTTTGGGTTTTTGGATGTTTGGTTCTGTATTATGTAAATTACATGCtgtattagaaaattttggtaaaattttatcatctttaatattaacaGCAATGTCATTTGACCGTTATGCTGGTGTATGCCATCCtcatagaaaatatttaagatcGAAAAAATTAGCAATAAGTATATTGGTTGGATTAGCAATATATGCTTTAGTCACTTTATGtccattattattaaatttttcagcacgtgaattaatattatttgaaaaagaaaCAGCACCATACAAAATAACAAGAATGAGAATTGAAAAATGTACAATGAGTAATATGAGTTCATTTAGTTTTTCAACTTTTACAATTTATCAATGTGTATTATGTTATATAATTCCATTAATATtagttgtttatttttatacgaGACTTCTTACAAGACTTCGTCATCATGCCAGACAATTTAAG tCTTCACAAATTCCACTTCTTCGCATTTCTGTTTATACAATGATGGTTTCTCTCTTTTATTTCCTGTGTTGGACACCATTTTGGATTGCAACAACATTAGCTGTTTATCTTGAATATGTAGAAGAAGGTCAGGGCTCAAGTGCAGTTCcacatttttttgtttatgcAATGTATTTTATACATGCACTTCCATTTACCAATTCAGCTGTCAACTGGATTCTGTATGGAGCATTAAATAGTCAATTACAATTAAAGCAAAGATCAAGTGGTAATTTTAGAAGTGAAATTACTAATAATTGTTTGcaatcatttaataatacaattaatCAATCAGGtgtaaataaaagtaatgcAGTTGTCTCAAATAATGATACTTCCATTAATAATAACTCAAAG ataacatataaatttaGTGCACCATTATCATCAGGAAAAGAGTCCATTTGTAATTCCAAATCATCAGCAACTGAAATGACAACACTTCTTCCAAATGGTTTACATAAACAATCATTACCAGTAACCAATAAaccatttaaaaaagtatcttcagaaacttttatattacaaCCAAAAGAAGATGAAGATGATAAatcaaaagataatataatacTTATTGGGTATGATTGTGATTCTGAAGGAACctatttataa